A window of Anabas testudineus chromosome 7, fAnaTes1.2, whole genome shotgun sequence genomic DNA:
AGTGAAGTCCACAGCTTATATCTCAGTATATGTCTGGCTATCACGAAGAGCAATGTAAATTGTTCAGTGTTAGTTAAGTCTATTGAAAGACATTTTTTCTCCGTCCTGTTGAAGTTAATGTGAGACTGGACTTTCAAAGtacagtgtttgtgcttttaataTGTCGAGGTTATGTTTGCTGAAGTAGAATATAAATGACTGAAAAGATCAAATCAAAAAGTTGATCACAGTTAATccataaaatgttattattaaacatatttatgcATTTAACTGAGTCATATTCTCCTATTAGGTTTATATTTGATGTAATCTCGCTATGTTGAAATGGCATCAAAGTGTTTAATTTTGACTCTTGAAGAGAACATACACAGGCACgctgcagcagaaaaatgacaaatcacAACATCCACTGTCTTAAACTCAAGTTAAATCAATTAGTCCCATTCAAAGGTAGATAGGGGTCTGGATAAAGGATAAATACCTGATTTCTAGGTCAAAGATCACTTAACACCTTTTATGATTCTGTTAGTTAGGAGCAGAGGTTGTAAACTCACCGCTGATGagctgtgctgttgtgttgacCGCCCAGACGTCTTCTAGCTTTGTCCTGCTCTCACTTTTTGTAATGTTGAGTGCAGCCCAGCCTCCATTCTCTCTcggtctcacacacacacaaagtaaacagGACCCTTCAAATGGGACAGTAGCtcttcatgtgtgttttaggtGGACCTAAAGAACCTGACCAAAGATCTTTGCCTTTACACTTTCTCTTGCAGGACAAAAACCTgtcagtgaagagaaaaaataacagacattacacatttttttaGGAACAAACTGGAGGAACATGAACTACAGCCAGgaaataataacatttgaaGTCCGAGAATGTTAACGATGACAAATTGCAAATAATTCAGATGTACAATAAAATGTCCCCTATAGGGCCTTCTTGTTGCACTACAGGGATTTAAATTGGCAACCTTTGAGTCACAAAGgacctcctcccctcccctgctACGAGAAACTGGAATCATCTCATTAAGAAATTCCCAGTATGGAGTGTTTATAAACAGCCTCTTGTTCATCCCTGGTGATGGATGGATGCTCCCTATCACAGGCTCTTCCTGCTAACTCCCGCTTAACAATCTCTCTGCCACTGTTTCACAACCACACACTGTAACACTCACCACCCCGCAACACACGTACACACTTACTGAGCccattaatattttctgtagtGACCTTGCTTTCCTCAGTGGGTGGGCCCTTACTGTTTTGAGTGTATGCTATTGCATTATGTTTAATAGtggcagaaaatgtgtgtgtgcgcgtgggTGTTATGAACAAGTAGGGTGCAACTGAAAGTCAGTGTGAATCTgctaatgaagaaaaacaacacgGCTGTCAAGGCCTCCCAGGAGCAGGTCAAACACAGACGCTGGGGGGGTTGAGGTCAGTGAAGGGAAACGGTCAGAGGTCAACATCAGGGCCAAGAGTAGGCCATGACCAGGGCAGGGCTGAAAAACAGTGGGAGGTGAAGAGAGTAAACTTTGAGGGAGGGAGAGCTTTCagggtgtttttcttttcagaagtAGATACAGTAAAATTCATAAAtcagcacaaataaaaacctAACTAGAATGCAACTATGAAAGGAAATGGGACTATCCCAAAAGGCTCCAGTAAAACTTTACTCAGAATGAAAGGAaccaagaaaacatttgtttaatgtttcatgttttacagTACGATGACCCAccaaacatatttaacatttctacAAGCACAAAAAGTTTGTGTTCAAAAAAGTGTGCAAAATGGTGAAAATCCAAATGTGTACATGAAACAAAGCAGCGAGAATCTGTGTTAACTGATGTCACTTTTATCACCAGTGCAAACAAAACTGGTCAAGTGTTGGGGTGGGGAAGTAAAATTAAACCATATTACTACAATTAAAAAGTTAGATAtctaaaatacacattttttgaTTATGGCACATGATTGACTAATTGAAATCTACACATCTCTTATTTTTAGATAAGACATTGAACTGCATTCCAAAACATCTCAAAGatcctgtaaaaaaacaacaacaacagattcAAGTTACAGGAGGTTTTCTGAGACACTAAACGATGAAAAAGATCATGCAGCGATTAGCAGCCATAACCATCTTTGGCAACTTAAAAACACCACAATAATTTTAGAGAAACTCCTGTGCGGTAAGATCACCTACGCCAGTATGTTTCTAAAATCTATAAGAGATCAAACATCAGCAAAATCAGGAGGTGTTAGGGTTGACAAGTGGGGTTTCCATCTCAATGCCCAAAACTTAAAACCCTTAATTGTCCCTTTCACATTAAGAGCAATGTGAACCACTTACTCTGTCAATGTACACATTGTAAACAttgtaattgtaaataaaactaTCACGTATAACATGTTGATCTTGCGCTGGGAATGTGACTTTGAGGGAAACTGGAAGCGAGGGCGTCCCATCAGTACACTAATTAACTGTAGATCAGAGGCGCCGTCTcgctgcagctgctgttcacCTCCACTTGAGATTTGCGGTAAATTATGAACTGGATGGTGATCTGAACCACATGGTCAAGGAAATCAACAGAAATCCCAGGAATTAGTCAGTTTAATGCAAAAACAGTTATTGGCGGGGATTTTACTTCGTTTAGAATAACACACATCTCACTTTGACAAGACACCTTTGTCTATCTCTAGACTATATACTATACAAAGATGGATCACCGACTAGTGGTAGACTATTTTATGGCTAGGCATATTGAAGCCTTAGTTAGCCAACACTTAATGTCAATTAGTCCACACCAAGGTAACAATGTCTAAGTTGTTGCTTTACATTTATTGCACAAATATCAGGGTGGTTTTCTTTTAGATAGTCTTATTATGGTAACAACTGTTGATCATACATACCCTACTTTCATTATAAGCTGCCCCTGGTCCTCATTAGACCTAGCccataaaaaaactaaacaccaCCGTCATCATGAAGTCTCAtgtttctgcattatttgtttgttcactgaaataaaagaagcaaGCAAGTTAATCTTTCAGTTCTGTGTTTGGACCTTTGATACTCTATATTGTGtttctgcacacacagtcacgAGACCTGAGCTCCACTGATGAACTGTCCTCTTTACCAGCTCAGCACTGCCTAAAATGTAGCATGTATGTGGGAATAAGGAGAGACCAGAGCAGCAATGTTGCATGTAgcaagtttttttgtttaaaggaTACAATGAGGTCTAAGGAGAGAGTGCCAAGACTGCCGATGAGCCAGGGGAGGTGATGGATCAGGTAGCTTCTCTCCCCCTGGCCTGTTTCAGGGTTTTTCAGTAGGACACTCAGGCCATATGTAGAGTTTCCCAGGATGACCAGAGCGAATAGGAAGTAAGACACTCCTTCTGTTGATTTCCTCTTGAACTATGGAGAGAAATGATAGGAGAAGGGAAGAAATATAAGATGTGTTACACAGCCACCGGGAAATTCACACGTGATTGATATGTGAGATAAAAGCATGCTTCATGCTGtcagcagaaatgtgtgttttcaccttTCAGTTTTCAGGTCCATTAAATGTTGCCTCTGTCACTTTATATATTTTCCCTTATCCAAAGAGTTAAAATCAAAAGACAACTTGTAATGCATAAGTAGCATCTGTGTTAGTACTACTGTAGTTAATGTCCAGTGGCCTACTAGGTGTTAAGTGATCTTTGACCTAGTGGCCTACAGTACATGAGTTAATACATTTGCAGCAAAGCGCACTCATACTCACATTAGTGTAGATCTGGGGTAGTCTGGAACAAAGGTAGAGCACTGATGATATTGAGCCAATGCAGAAACCAATAATTTCTTTAGTGGTAAACTCCTGAAGCAACACAAACGTGGATACAGCGttacaaaaaaggaagaaattaTTAGCTCACATCTTTCAGGTCACAattgaaataaatgaacaggTCTCACTTTAATATGGTCTGAAGTGGAGAGCAGGCCACGACTTCTGAATCCAGAAGGAACCATTTCTTGTTGGGTGCCTAATCCAGGTAGGTGTGTGAGGCTTGTGGTGAAGCCCAGGATGCAGGTTACACCCACGACATATAACACTCTCCTGTCTGGAGAAGAGACAACACTTGGTTTCACAAATAATACTGTGAAAAGTTACCAGCATATTCGCAGAAATAAGGTTTTACGTGTCAAAGGTCACAAGTAAGGCAACAAACGTCATAGCAACATGAGACATGTAAACATCACAATCATTAGACTGTACAAAGACTACTTTTTCCACTGCCTGGAAAAGCGTTGGATCATTTTTCagcagatagatagatatgtttACATTATGGATTTTAATGTTCATTTCTAACTTTTCAGCCTGATCTAATCCTTTTATGTTGATAGTTCACGGTCAAGTTTATAAATGACATGTATCTGGCTCCAGTGGAAAAACTGCTGCAGTCCTAAAATGCCTCACATGCCCACAGTCAACTGAAAGGTGAATGTGCGCTGACATTGAATGATGGCAACAAAcaatatgcacatgcacaccagATATGAACTGGACAAGTGCATGCTGCCCACATTTGGTATAAAACAGTCAAAGTCAAGTGTTTGTTCACACTtcagtaaaagagaaaatagttGTGAGCTATTTTGAGACAAAACACCTGTATTTAGGCAACCTCGTGAtataatgcaaacacacaggatACAAAGCATAGAGCTAATGTAAATAAGGCAGTAAAACTCAAGGATAAAAAATGTTCTTATGGTGTTTATTACAAAAActgaatagaaaaaacaaaacactcactTTCAGCCATTCTGTTCCTCATCTTGTAGTATAAGTACATGGCCAGCATTATTAAGTCAGCAAAAACGTAATAAATTGCTGTGTAGGTCTGGAGGACAGGGAGATAGACAAATGttagagattaaaaaaatgtattttcctcaCATGAACAAAGTATTTGTATCATTTATGTGCTGCCCAGTGTAATGACACAATTCAAGTcaagtaacaaaaaaaatcactgacatGAATCAATTAATCATCTTATTCATTaatgaagacacaaacaataATTAGATAGCACACATTCttagattttcttttgtcaaaacataataaaatactcAGAACACATGATCTAGTATTCATAACATCTAATGAGCATTGTTCCTTCTTTTGGGCAATTAACAGAAGAAATAGCTGATCAAAAGCACTGATGTTTAAATAGattcatattaaaatgtgttttcaacagTCTTGTATTGAAGCCATCGTTTTTTCACTATAAGTCACCTGAAGTGGAAGCTGATCTGCAAGAAAGGAGCCCAACAGATTGCACGAGTCACCTCCCAACCAAAGCAGCAGAAACCAAATAGAAAGGGCACGGTCCATATTCCCTGTTTTGCATGAGCTGTAGTACTGACTGCAATcagtaaaagacagaaagacattcACTTaatatgagaaaaataattttctgtgaGAGGCACCAACACCAAGACAACTACTTACGGAATTGAAGATATCATGAAGCAGACAATGGACAGGAGGCCCAGATAGACACTGGCCATATCCCTTGCATCCTGGGCACATTCCCCAAGTCCTTCCCAGACCCACTGGGATCCATTAGGACACAAAGAGGTGAGGTTACCTTGATTAGACCATCCCAAAGCGCTACGTGTGAGGACCCCATCTGTCCGCATATTCTGCTGGAGAAAAGAAAGTCTCAGGTTTATTTACGTAGCTCTTaggccacatcttcaggtctgacaaaacaaaaatacctCAATCAAATGACAGACAGCTGGAGTTAACGATCATCAAATACTCAGCCATGTAAACATCCCATATGGAGCACTGAGCTCAAAAAAAGGTTGTTAAACAGCATGAAATGAAGCTGTTTAGAAGTTTTGCTTTTAATCCGCTAATCGGATCAGGATAGTTATAGCTTAATACAGTTGTGGTCCATGTAAAACTGGAAATATGGACTTTTCCCACAGAGCATACGGAACAGAAACAAGTATTTGTTAGCCGCTTAGCCAGCTAGCACCGCCGACAACCAAACGCCTAACAATTAACAGCTGGATTTCGTTTGTGGCTTTTACGTCGAGAACGTGTACAGCCTATTAAAAGTGTAAATTAATACAACGTCCTATTTATCTTGCCTGTCTGTTCCTCAGAGGACGAAAAACCTCGGGATGATCtgtgctgtggaaaaaaaacaggaagcagacGGTAAACAAGCTACGTCAGCGTCTGTGAGCTGATTGGTCGCTGAGGGGATGCGTCACTGCATGACCCGTAAGCACGTGACTGGCGGCTCGCGAGCTCCAAAACAACCCGGTCtgcccttcaaaataaaagctcgATTTGGCTCAATCTCAATCTGGAAAGGATATAATATAAATCCATTTATTTAACTGATCTACTTAAGTATaactatttatttacttgtacTTTGCTGGTTACTTTTACTAGTACGCCACTGATACTTTTTACcccacaacatttatttatgtgttataACTGAGTTTAGTACATAAACTTCgtacttcaacttgagtaaaGGATAGTACTACACTACTTGTAGTATGTTTTAGGAAAGTGCTTAGTACTTTAGTTCAGTTATTAccagttaaaacaaacattacatcaaTAAAAAATCTATTATCAGTGAAAAAATGATCAAAGGGCTGAAGTCAACTCTGCTATTTAGGATTATGTAGGTGTACAGCCAAAATTAATGACCTCCAGCTGAAATAGCATTAATAATCTGTTCATCTTCTTATTAAGTAATGTGTGTGAGATGCTGTGAGATGGAATACAATGAAGTATTGAATATGGATCATCAGTTATCTAGTTGTAATGATATCAATAGGAgtgaaaaaataatatattagtATCTATAGAGTTTTTAGAGTATCATTTAAAGCATGTGTACAGATGATATCACTATAAAATTTGCTTCTACCATTCTGCATCTGAAGAAAACAAGATTCAAGGCCATTCTATACATTTTAACACTGAATTCAAGAAGCATAAAGGATAGTGTGGGAGCAAATCAAGCAGaaatctgtttctattttgcATTAGCACAGAAGATGGTTCAAGGCTAAAAGGAACAactatatgttttataattcATAGATTCAGTCACTCACAAAatgtaagaaatattttttcagtgtttcattttaccTTCTTAAAGTCTAAGGTAACATTCATTTGGCCTCTAGGTTCAGTCAAAGAGAGAAAGTTTATTATCATAGTAATCTATGAAAATagtaaatattcacatttgagGAGCTGCAAACATTAACATGTGTTCATACAATAAATCAATGATGCTAATTGTTGCCCGATAATATTCTGTCTATGGGCTGACACATTAATCATTTCAGAGAGCACTGGTTGGCTGCTGAACAATGGAGTGCcctagtatatatatatatataataatatataattaatattatctatgaaactaaatatatatatatatatattataattgtTATAATTAGTCACTTGCAGAAAATCCCACTGAGGATTTACGATTGTCAGGGAGGTGGAGCACAGTTCGGGATCTAAGGCCCATTAGTAGAACACTTTAATAATCTCTGATCCAGAGCGTTAAATTGTATAAGATTTATAGAGAGATTACTGGGATTTGATGACAGGTCGATAATAATTTGCTTTCATGTCACCGTTAATTTTCTCTAGAAgcactcaaacatttcacatGCTCTCATCACATATCAACAAGCCTTGTTAAACGGGATTATTTGGCTGTGCACAGTAATTCACTTCGGCCTCCTCCTGCATTCTTCAACGAGCTTTGCTTTTTACTAAGCAGGCGTGAAAACGATATAATATCCAGGTTAATGATGGTCGATCCTGTGGAAAAGTCTCTCTCAGTGAACTTAGCACAGGTTAATAGTTAGAGGACATTTAACTGTGAGATTTCTGGAGCAGAGGTTACTTACAACGATTTTAATGAAAATCAATAGTCAATAATCGACCTCTTCATTTTTTGTTGCATCggtaaaaacaaactgatattatatatactaCAGCCAAACATGAGTGTCTAGAGATAAATATCATACCTGGTAATGAGGCTTAAATCCAACGCCAGACTTTGAATGGAGCGTAAAGAAAAGCGTCCAGACGCTATTTCCGAAATCTGAGGCAATAAAATGTGTCACCTGACGAGTGTGTCAGTCTGACGACTCAGCAACTTCGAGGCCTATTTCCGCCACTAGAAGGCAAAAATAAAGCAGTTTGTCATGGTGAAAAATAGTAACAATGGTAAATCTGAATCATGTGATAAGAAGTTACCATTCAATTATCCTCTTTCTCCACCATGACTAACTGTTCTTCTTTATTACTGACTTCAATAACCGctgatgcagctgctgcacttttattttctaGTTATTGTGCTGCAACGCGTAAAACTGTCGACCTCTGGAGATGGAGTTTTATGAGCTCAAAGTAAAGTGATTACAACCACAAAActgacaaagcagaaacaaaatgtgcccaaggcttttttttcttcccagtaATAACTACTTCTGCTCGTCATCCCACAGTCTGCGGTTCCATCATGCAGAAAATAAGAACCACTCTTTGTGTGACACTTAAACTAATTAGTCTTTTTCAATGTCACACAGTGGAACACACAGgtgaaaatgatgaaatcaaacacagcaggagcCCATTCAGCCTTCTCAGTGTCAGGGTCCTGGTACTGTGAATGCTACCTCACTGTCCCCATGTCAGGGATATGCCACCTATACAGAACAGAGCCATCGTTAATGCACTTTTTTTTGGCAAATATCTGCAAAAGATGTTtttgataaaaagaaaattaaacatgagaactatttactattttacaGTAGAAAATAGTAACACTGAAAACTGCTGACTGCTCCTGTAGATGAACCAAAGTAAGACTGTGGAAATCACTGCTGCTGGTAAattgtataaatatacagtatataacctCCACAAGGCAGAAATGTTGAACTTCCTGTGAACCTCAAGCCTGCTCCAGATCACACACCATCTCTGATATACTTCAAGAACAGGTTTTATTGATGACTCACCCAAACATCTATACTGTAGGAATACCTTCAGTGGGCTAGATTCTCTTATGTACATAACGCTTTCACAAAGTCATACAAATACTTGGTAGGTTCCATGTCAAAGTATAGATATTATACATTGAACAGAAgtggaaattaaaatgttttataaagcAATTGTCACAACAAATCTACAAATGATAATGGATAAAAAGAAATTACCAATCATCAAGTCAACCACTCCAAAATAAGTCCTACTTCAAAATCTGTTCAACCCACTTTTTGAGTGTCCGTGACATAAGGAGGTAATGCAGCTCTTCTATGTTTCTGTTCTCAAGAGTTCTGGGAGGCAGATTTCTTATGTAGTTCACAAATTTTCCAAGGCAAGAATGAGATAAATCAAGCAGTTTATACAGCGAATCTTGTCCTTTTAGTGTGCTGCCTGAAACAAAGGAGTGGGATGTGAGGAAGACAGTTTTTCCACTTCTCTCGTTTCTTTTGTGGTTGGTTCTCATTTGATATGGAGCACTTTCTCATCTGTTTTTAATCGTTTGCGTCTGGGCTGTATGAAGTCCTCTTCAGAGTCGTCTGTGTCATCgtcctccttttccttctcgCTTGGGGACTTGGGTTCAGGTGCTTCAGGGAAGCTCTGCCCTGGAAACATCTCCTGCAGCTTTTCCTCAAAGTACAGACTCACCGCCTTGCCGGATATGGCCATCTCTGATCCCACCTGccagaggaggacgaggaggagggggtgggagaagaagaagacgaagagtGATATGGGAGAAGCAGGTGTCAGAGAACCATTGAGCGCGAGGAATGAATGGGTTGAAgcagggaagaggaggaagaggagaaaggagaaaaattAGATCTGGTTAAGACTCTTGGTGACAGGGTGGCCTCAGCTCAACCTTGGTGTACAGAGCAGAGATATCCTGCTGCCCCGTCCTACTGTGGCTCCATGAGGCAGTCCCACAATCCAGAGTTAAGTAAATACCTCCAGGtaaaaaatctgcatttttaaaGGTTGCTGAAAATCTTTATAAGAACAGAATTCTTATTTCCACCGACACAAAAAAGCTGTagatgtaaagaaaaacaaactaggATAAACTACTCTGTGAGAGTAACATTATACTTTTGGAGATATACTCACTTAAATGTCTCTTAGACCAGTAAGATAATTATGTTTTccacagtaaatacaaaacaaatatatgttTCATATATTGTACTGATTTTACCACCTTGACTTTAACATTACAAATGGAAAGAAACTGAATCCATCTTCAGCCTTTTTATGTTTACCTATCACATTTCGAAACTGTACAACCGCCCGAGTCTACAGCTCTTCAATTCTCAAATTTAAATTGAAGGTCAAACACATTTCCTGGAGCCTCAGTGGGAGGGGACAGGACATCTGTGCTCTATTTGAAACGGCTTACCTGTGTATTAATCTGTTTCTCCTCATCATAAACCTGGATTATTCGAGACATCTAAAAAGGGGCAATAACATTACAACAAAGACAGTGAAGCAGCAAGGGGGAAGAAAAGAGTTCACAGCACAAGCAGGTTAGATAATAACAGATCAGAAATCTGTTTACGGCCCACTGTGCTAGAAGGCTACAAGATAAATATCACCAAGTTGAAATTAACAGCAAGTAAAGGTCCATATGGTCGCACAGGTTTGTCCAGAGCTTTTAAATCTATAAAACTCAATTTCCTAcagcatattttatttatcacaatctaaaatgaacatttcctgttttatgtAAGTTATGTTTCTTCACCAGTCATGCGTAAAGCCATaatgtattaattatattaataaataattatttaaggTTCGAAATGTTAATTGTGTGAATCAGTAAGAATTCTGTCTTTACAGCATTTGTATTGATATTTAACATTATGGTATTTCTTAATTGATGCTTTATATTTGTGGGTTCATTACTTTCAAACAGGctaaatctggactcatcagaccagatgaccttcttccattgctctaGAGTCTGATCTTTATGCTCCCCGAGAAACTGAAGccttttttttcaaattatcgtcactgacaagtggttttcttaaggctgcAGTGCTGTTCAGTCCCAATCCATTGAGTTCCCTTCgcattgtgtgtgtggaaatgctcttactttcactattcaACATAGCCGTGAGTtccactgttgttttcctaCAATTAGATTTTACTAAATGTTGAAGTGACCACCAATCACGATCATTCAAGATTTCTTccgaccacatttcttcctggaaaatgatggttccccactatcaTTCCAGTTTTTTATAATGTGTTGGACTGTTTTTAACCCAGTAACccagggttaaataacttgttgccagctgaaaaataatcatcgATGCAGTAATTAAACACTATGAGGCTCTTTCCTATGTccttagttaaatcaaggtggtgactcTGCACATCATAATGTTGCTGTTCCCCTGTAatggtttttgttattttattcattcatacaATCTAAATGGACTACACTGAGAAATACTGAGCATTGCCCACATCCATTTCAAATGAGGACTGTGCTTGCTgttaatttcagtttcagtcagaGCCTTTACAATCAGTGATAGCTACAATAAGTGATGTTTGGATGTTCACAGGTGTATACCCTCTTCGTAAAGTAGAAACTACCTCATGTGGTTCAAAGATATAATACACAAGCATATTCTATGTGGTATGCAAACTGTGTATGTAGCTTCCCATAAAGACAGATTGCATAGTACAGTATAATGAATGTAGAATTAACAAAAATTACAATATCCAATACACGTAGTAGTACATCATTCCCAGAAAAAAAGAATCTGCCCAAAGATGAGGtgaaacacaaaccacacaaaaaaaGCTGGTGATTGTGCTAAGATCACTGTGATGCTGGCAATGTTAACAGGGTTCAAACAGTGCTCCTGCAGGCAGTGTGAAGAGTGACACCTTTACACTTCATCCTCCACCAGCCAGTGTTAGTAAATGTACAACACTGTGTGCACAATGCAGGCTGTAAGCACCACATTCCACGTTCTTTTCTAATACAGGGAAGTATTTACATTAAGGTTAGACTAATATATTGGCTTGCCAACtgtaaagcaaataaatacaaaatgttttaaatgttttattgtctgaTTGCTTTGTTCAATTGCGCTGTTGtcaattaattattcatttaccAC
This region includes:
- the slc66a1 gene encoding lysosomal amino acid transporter 1 homolog, producing MRTDGVLTRSALGWSNQGNLTSLCPNGSQWVWEGLGECAQDARDMASVYLGLLSIVCFMISSIPQYYSSCKTGNMDRALSIWFLLLWLGGDSCNLLGSFLADQLPLQTYTAIYYVFADLIMLAMYLYYKMRNRMAENRRVLYVVGVTCILGFTTSLTHLPGLGTQQEMVPSGFRSRGLLSTSDHIKEFTTKEIIGFCIGSISSVLYLCSRLPQIYTNFKRKSTEGVSYFLFALVILGNSTYGLSVLLKNPETGQGERSYLIHHLPWLIGSLGTLSLDLIITIQFIIYRKSQVEVNSSCSETAPLIYS